One genomic region from Gossypium hirsutum isolate 1008001.06 chromosome D13, Gossypium_hirsutum_v2.1, whole genome shotgun sequence encodes:
- the LOC107918424 gene encoding lysine histidine transporter-like 6 isoform X1, translating to MVTMTQLLTFRRYLNLPIQYFLQKMVSTSPPKEVQSIGKWAEGDPTRRAKWWYSTFHTVTAMIGAGVLSLPYAMAYLGWGPGTMVLVLSWCMTLNTMWQMIQLHECVPGTRFDRYIDLGRYAFGPKLGGWVVLPQQLIVQVGCDIVYMVTGGKCLKKFMEIACTSCTQLRQSYWILIFGGTHFFLSQLPNFNSVAAVSLAATVMSLSYSTIAWAGSLSHGQINGGSYEYKSTSPTDFMFRVFNALGQISFAFAGHAVALEIQATIPSTPERPSKIPMWKGALGAYFINAICYFPVAMIGYWAFGQDVDDNVLMALKKPAWLIASANLMVVVHVIGSYQVYAMPVFDLLENMMIKRLNFPPGIALRLISRSTYVAFTLFIGVTFPFFGDLLGFFGGFGFAPTSYFHNVVGDQETKKVQPQLVHQLGVHICRSVHYDGINNWRFKEYHSRCFNIQFLYMNE from the exons ATGGTGACGATGACCCAACTCCTTACATTCAGGAGATACCTCAATCTTCCAATTCAATACTTTTTgcaaaaaatggtttcaacatcCCCTCCAAAG GAAGTTCAATCCATCGGGAAATGGGCAGAAGGCGATCCTACTCGCAGAGCCAAATGGTGGTACTCCACTTTTCACACTGTCACGGCCATGATAGGTGCAGGTGTCCTCAGCTTGCCCTATGCCATGGCCTATCTAGGATG GGGTCCAGGAACAATGGTTCTGGTATTATCATGGTGCATGACCTTGAATACAATGTGGCAGATGATACAACTGCATGAGTGTGTCCCTGGAACTCGATTCGATCGATACATTGACCTTGGGCGATATGCTTTTGGACCGAAACTCGGAGGATGGGTAGTGTTGCCTCAGCAGCTGATTGTTCAAGTTGGATGTGACATTGTGTACATGGTTACAGGAGGGAAGTGCCTCAAAAAGTTCATGGAGATTGCCTGCACCAGCTGCACACAGCTCAGGCAGTCCTACTGGATCTTGATTTTTGGTGGCACCCATTTCTTCCTGTCTCAGCTTCCCAATTTCAATTCAGTTGCTGCTGTTTCATTAGCTGCAACAGTTATGTCTCTGAGTTATTCAACCATAGCCTGGGCAGGTTCCTTGAGTCACGGTCAGATCAATGGTGGGAGCTATGAGTATAAGAGCACAAGTCCGACTGACTTCATGTTTCGAGTGTTCAATGCACTAGGCCAAATTTCATTTGCATTTGCAGGTCATGCAGTTGCCCTTGAAATTCAGGCCACAATTCCATCAACCCCAGAAAGGCCTTCGAAAATACCGATGTGGAAAGGTGCACTTGGAGCCTATTTCATAAATGCTATATGCTACTTCCCGGTAGCCATGATAGGATACTGGGCATTCGGTCAAGATGTCGATGATAATGTACTTATGGCACTCAAGAAACCTGCATGGCTCATAGCCTCTGCTAACTTGATGGTGGTTGTTCATGTCATTGGAAGCTACCAGGTTTATGCTATGCCTGTGTTTGACCTGCTGGAGAACATGATGATCAAAAGGCTCAACTTCCCACCAGGGATTGCTCTCAGGCTCATAAGTCGATCTACTTACGTAG CATTTACCCTGTTCATAGGAGTCACTTTCCCTTTCTTTGGAGATCTTCTGGGTTTCTTTGGTGGATTTGGCTTTGCTCCCACTTCATATTTT CATAATGTGGTTGGTGATCAAGAAACCAAAAAGGTTCAGCCTCAATTGGTTCATCAATTGG GGGTGCATATTTGTAGGAGTGTTCATTATGATGGCATCAACAATTGGAGGTTTAAGGAATATCATAGCAGATGCTTCAACATACAGTTTTTATACATGAATGAATGA
- the LOC107918424 gene encoding lysine histidine transporter-like 6 isoform X2, whose product MVTMTQLLTFRRYLNLPIQYFLQKMVSTSPPKEVQSIGKWAEGDPTRRAKWWYSTFHTVTAMIGAGVLSLPYAMAYLGWGPGTMVLVLSWCMTLNTMWQMIQLHECVPGTRFDRYIDLGRYAFGPKLGGWVVLPQQLIVQVGCDIVYMVTGGKCLKKFMEIACTSCTQLRQSYWILIFGGTHFFLSQLPNFNSVAAVSLAATVMSLSYSTIAWAGSLSHGQINGGSYEYKSTSPTDFMFRVFNALGQISFAFAGHAVALEIQATIPSTPERPSKIPMWKGALGAYFINAICYFPVAMIGYWAFGQDVDDNVLMALKKPAWLIASANLMVVVHVIGSYQVYAMPVFDLLENMMIKRLNFPPGIALRLISRSTYVAFTLFIGVTFPFFGDLLGFFGGFGFAPTSYFLPSIMWLVIKKPKRFSLNWFINWGCIFVGVFIMMASTIGGLRNIIADASTYSFYT is encoded by the exons ATGGTGACGATGACCCAACTCCTTACATTCAGGAGATACCTCAATCTTCCAATTCAATACTTTTTgcaaaaaatggtttcaacatcCCCTCCAAAG GAAGTTCAATCCATCGGGAAATGGGCAGAAGGCGATCCTACTCGCAGAGCCAAATGGTGGTACTCCACTTTTCACACTGTCACGGCCATGATAGGTGCAGGTGTCCTCAGCTTGCCCTATGCCATGGCCTATCTAGGATG GGGTCCAGGAACAATGGTTCTGGTATTATCATGGTGCATGACCTTGAATACAATGTGGCAGATGATACAACTGCATGAGTGTGTCCCTGGAACTCGATTCGATCGATACATTGACCTTGGGCGATATGCTTTTGGACCGAAACTCGGAGGATGGGTAGTGTTGCCTCAGCAGCTGATTGTTCAAGTTGGATGTGACATTGTGTACATGGTTACAGGAGGGAAGTGCCTCAAAAAGTTCATGGAGATTGCCTGCACCAGCTGCACACAGCTCAGGCAGTCCTACTGGATCTTGATTTTTGGTGGCACCCATTTCTTCCTGTCTCAGCTTCCCAATTTCAATTCAGTTGCTGCTGTTTCATTAGCTGCAACAGTTATGTCTCTGAGTTATTCAACCATAGCCTGGGCAGGTTCCTTGAGTCACGGTCAGATCAATGGTGGGAGCTATGAGTATAAGAGCACAAGTCCGACTGACTTCATGTTTCGAGTGTTCAATGCACTAGGCCAAATTTCATTTGCATTTGCAGGTCATGCAGTTGCCCTTGAAATTCAGGCCACAATTCCATCAACCCCAGAAAGGCCTTCGAAAATACCGATGTGGAAAGGTGCACTTGGAGCCTATTTCATAAATGCTATATGCTACTTCCCGGTAGCCATGATAGGATACTGGGCATTCGGTCAAGATGTCGATGATAATGTACTTATGGCACTCAAGAAACCTGCATGGCTCATAGCCTCTGCTAACTTGATGGTGGTTGTTCATGTCATTGGAAGCTACCAGGTTTATGCTATGCCTGTGTTTGACCTGCTGGAGAACATGATGATCAAAAGGCTCAACTTCCCACCAGGGATTGCTCTCAGGCTCATAAGTCGATCTACTTACGTAG CATTTACCCTGTTCATAGGAGTCACTTTCCCTTTCTTTGGAGATCTTCTGGGTTTCTTTGGTGGATTTGGCTTTGCTCCCACTTCATATTTT CTTCCCAGCATAATGTGGTTGGTGATCAAGAAACCAAAAAGGTTCAGCCTCAATTGGTTCATCAATTGG GGGTGCATATTTGTAGGAGTGTTCATTATGATGGCATCAACAATTGGAGGTTTAAGGAATATCATAGCAGATGCTTCAACATACAGTTTTTATACATGA